In a genomic window of Oncorhynchus keta strain PuntledgeMale-10-30-2019 chromosome 26, Oket_V2, whole genome shotgun sequence:
- the LOC118358829 gene encoding transcription factor MafAa, translated as MATDLAMSAELPNSPLAIEYVNDFDLLKFEVKKEPPEADRYCHRLPPGSLSSTPISTPCSSVPSSPSFCAPSPGGQSSQNLDNGVNSNNSGSSNTQSVGGKPQLEDLYWIPSYQHHINPEALNLTPEDAVEALIGNAHHHHHHHQGYEGFRGQQYVGEDLSATSAGHHHQAHHHHHHHGHRLEDRFSDEQLVSMTVRELNRQLRGFSKEEVIRLKQKRRTLKNRGYAQSCRYKRVQQRHMLESEKCTLLSQVEQLKQDVARLAKERDLYKEKYDKLASRSYNGCGPGNNNRDPSNGNHGKLASTEFFM; from the coding sequence ATGGCCACCGACCTCGCCATGAGCGCAGAGCTGCCCAATAGCCCACTGGCCATCGAGTACGTCAACGACTTCGACCTACTGAAGTTCGAAGTAAAGAAGGAACCTCCAGAGGCTGACCGTTACTGCCACCGCCTCCCCCCGGgatccctctcctccaccccgaTTAGCACGCCCTGCTCCTCCGTGCCTTCCTCGCCCAGTTTCTGCGCTCCCAGCCCCGGAGGCCAGTCGAGCCAAAACCTGGACAACGGcgtcaacagcaacaacagcggcaGCAGCAACACCCAGAGCGTTGGCGGTAAGCCTCAGTTGGAGGACCTGTACTGGATCCCCAGCTACCAGCACCACATCAACCCCGAAGCTCTCAACCTGACCCCCGAGGATGCGGTGGAGGCCCTCATCGGCAACgcccatcaccaccatcaccaccaccagggCTACGAGGGCTTCCGCGGGCAGCAGTATGTAGGGGAGGATCTATCCGCGACCTCGGCCGGTCACCATCACCAggcccaccatcaccaccaccaccacggacACCGCCTCGAGGACCGCTTCTCGGACGAGCAGCTGGTCAGCATGACAGTGCGCGAGCTCAACCGGCAACTGAGGGGGTTCAGCAAAGAGGAGGTGATCCGCCTAAAGCAGAAGAGACGCACGCTCAAGAACCGAGGTTACGCGCAGTCCTGCCGCTACAAGCGCGTGCAGCAGAGGCACATGCTGGAGAGCGAGAAGTGCACGCTCCTGAGCCAGGTGGAACAGCTGAAGCAGGACGTCGCGCGCTTGGCCAAAGAGCGGGACCTCTACAAGGAGAAGTACGACAAGCTGGCGAGCCGAAGCTACAACGGTTGTGGGCCCGGTAACAACAACAGAGACCCCTCCAACGGAAACCACGGGAAACTGGCCTCCACGGAATTCTTCATGTAA